In Rutidosis leptorrhynchoides isolate AG116_Rl617_1_P2 chromosome 6, CSIRO_AGI_Rlap_v1, whole genome shotgun sequence, the DNA window TGGCCGTCAGAGGGTCAGTTTTACCTCCTTTTTTTGAGGAAAGGGGTCAAATTGGTCGAAACATCAGTTCATTCAAAATGAAAACATTAACAAGTAGAAACttgtaatttatttattatttttttttttttgcacaagTGCTTCTGCTGAACCCCATCTGGACCCTGCCCATTTTGACCTGTACTCTTCCTGACCTGTTACCAATCCAACTGACATCCCCATTTTACCACCCCCTACTTTTGCTACTTGCCAATGGCACAAGGGTAATGCAAGTGAATGAAATACAATGGCAAGTTGCCATTGTCCTTCATTCACTCGAGTTACCCCCGTATCACCATTTTTACTATAACATTAATTGCTAAAATTTAGCTGTGTAGATAAGGATGATGAAGACACCGACGAGCCACTACTAAGGGATGTCAACGATATCAAAAGTCAAACTGAACCAGCATCACCTAAGGACTACAATGTTTCAGTTCCATCGTGTCATCTTGATCAAAAAACTCCTTCGACTAAGGACTACAATGTTTCAGTTTCATCGTCTCAACTTGATCCAAAAACTCCTTCGAAACAATCGCGTGGGTTCTTACATAATTTAAAGAAAGCGCCATCTGTAACGTTGCATACGTTTAATCCTGGCATACTTCCTAGCATACCTTCTATTAAGAAACTAACTAAGAAAAAAAGCCGCAAACTCATGCAAAGCATGCCTGAAATTCCTACCCAATTAGACGCCGATTTGTATTGTTTTGAAGCTTCATGGACAAATTTCTCGCTTGCACAACTCAAAGAAGCAACCGACAACTTCAGTCATGGTTCGTTTATAACTTCTTGGAGTAAAGTTTCAATCTTTCTTAACATTAACTCCTTATTTCAAAAACTTGTCTTTTTTATGAAGAAAACTTAATTGGTGAGGGAGGTTATTCTGAAGTTTACAAGGGCCATTTGCAAGACGGGCAAATTATAGCTGTAAAACGGCTAATCAGAGGAACACCCGAAGAGATGACGTCAGACTTTTTATCCGAACTTGGCATACTCGTACACGTTAACCACCCAAACATTTCAAATGTTATCGGATACACAGTTGAAGGTGGCATGCATCTTGTTCTTCCGTTATCACATCATGGAAGCTTAGCTTCTCTTCTTTTCGGTTAGTTCTTGTTTACATGGTTCATTTGGGTTGGGTCAAGCTCAAGTAACTGGTCAAAAAGTTTAGGTTGACTAAACACAGCTTTTGCTAAAATGTCAAAACTTCTATAAACAGTTGGTCTACCAAATATGATTAGAAACTTAGTTTTTGGCAGTTGTTTTATGCATCTGGGAGAATTTCCACCTGTTTGGCCCGTTAACGCGTCTTCTTTTTTAGCTAACGTGTTTGGTCAGATATAAATAAAACAATACCATGATTGACCATGTCAtctataaatgggtcgaaattgccaccTCTAAATTACAGGTCAGAAAGAGAAACTTGATTGGGGAATTAGATATAACATTGCTTTGGGCACCGCATCAGGCCTTTCTTATCTTCACGAGGGTTGTCAACGGAGAATCATTCATCGAGATATCAAGGCTGCTAATATTTTGCTTTCAGAAGATTTTGAACCTCGGGTACTTGAAATTACTTTTTTATCCCTAGCCTGTTTGTTTGATATGTGACATCATTATGATCATCAAATTTTGGGGTAATCATAGATATCTGATTTTGGGCTGGCAAAATGGCTTCCTGATCAATGGGCAAACCTCACTGTATCACAGTTCGAAGGGACATTTGGGTATGTAAGCAAACGTCTAGTTTACGTTGTGTTTATTGtccttttttaaaaaaatttgaagATCTTTTTTTAAATCTACAGTTATCTTGCTCCTGAGGTTTTTATGGATGGTTTAGTTGATGAGAAGACTGATGTGTACGCTTACGGAGTTCTTTTGTTAGAAATCATAACGGGTCGTCCTGCTTTAGATAAGTCACAACAGAGTCTTGTTATGTGGGTATGTGTTTTCTTCCTTCAGATGCAACCCATAAAACTAACCATGGTTGAAAAGTAACTATAAGTATTAAAGTATGCTGCAATATCTTAGCCAattttatttgaaaatttgcaggCTCAACGTTTGATTAGCGCAAAAGAAGTTGAGAAACTTCTCGATCCTCGTCTTGATGGTGACTGTGACGTGGAGCAGCTAAATGACATGATATGGATTGCTTCTCAATGCATCAAACATAGTCCAATGGAACGTCCGAAAATGAGCATGGTAAAGTTTATAATTTTTACTGCTCAGTAACAGCATTAAAAAGTACATGCTTAACCATTGGGCCATTGGCCCATGGGGCCCCCTTCAACCAAGAGGTTGGGGGGTTTAAGTCCAGGGGGACGTGTATATATTAGTGCTAATAATTCGTGTGTGTGGGTGTGTgagtttgcttttcaaaaaaaaaaaaaaaaaaaaagcttaaaatatttttgtgggtcaaAAAAAATTTGTCAGTAAGATCTGTAAGAGAGGTCCCAATGGTGACACTCAAGTCTTCCAGGACTAGGtgacacatcagcgccacatcagcattcTTCCCGGACTAAATTCAGGACTAAAACTACCATCCATGACATACTCCCTCAAATAAATTGGGACCCACtaatattacggagtatttaaTTACAGAATGTACAAGTTTTAATACTACTAGTACAATTAGTACAATGCATAAAATACATATACTCCGTCCTCAAATATTTTACAAAAGGACTAAGAGGAGGATTAGCCGCTGCCAACAGCGTCCTCTTGGGCTGGGGTGTGGACGGGGAGCAAGACACAACCATTGGGACCTCTCTAATAAACACGTTGATCAAGAAAGGCTGTAACCATGTTTCATATTTGTGTAATGCATAGGTTTACAGGATGCTAGGTGGTGATGAAGGCATTCCTGATAATGGCAAAAAGTTTATAAAAAGGGCTGCTTTCAGAAGGAGAAAATCAGCTGAGACCATTAATGATGAACATATAGATGATCTACTTGTTGACCAAAATCAAATGGAGTTATAAACATTGTATTAATTGTTAAATTTTTGTGACATTGCTAAAGGCCAAGTTAAAGTTAAATTATCATTCCGTATCAGTTTCGAGGAGGAACATATGTTTCAAAGAAAAACTCAATGTAGGTCAAGATCAACAGTTGTATGAACAGTTGTTCTACTCGTCATTAGATTGGTCGTCACTTGTTCATATACCCGACGATTGAGACCCATATATTCAAATATGAATCCATTGGGTTAGGTATTTAACCAATTGGGTCCATAAAAACGTTAAAGAATGGGTCCAATTTAGACCCATATGAACCCTAACAAATATATATAAGATTTAACGGATCCTTAATGAGTCTTAAAATTTTCACCGTTTGATCCATGACTCGTTTCAATCCAAACCTTTTCGAGTTTTGACCCAACCCGTTTGTCAAGTATACTTCTACGCATAAAAGTAAGGATTGtttacttttcactttttttttttttttttttttgaaaaacgaaTACTATTAAAATAAAAAGGAAACTTCATCAAAAGATCAAAGAATCCTAAACGATACAGGACAAGGAAACAAACCGCGACAAAAACGCTCGACAAAAGAAAACCAAACTACGCTAACCTAACTAAACGCTAACTTAAGACGAGCCCGATTATGTCGAAAACTACATAACACAAACTAACCTAACAAAATACAATAGCCCAAGATCAAAAAACTATCTATTGATCATACCACCAAAACAACAGAATAAACGCACCTTGCGCAACAAACACATTCAACATATTAACAGGCTTTGGACGGGCGTTTTTTATTCCTCCCGTCCGGACGAGAAGTCATTCCGTCAATGATCTGTTTCTCTACAGCAATTCAGTACAGCACTTAATTCAGTAAATAAAATTGTTGTTTCTTTgtcatttaatctgaaaattaatCTATTTCTAGGAGACATAGAATCATACACCCTTCCCattaaaaaaaaaatggaaacaTGACTTGATACAgacaaaataattaaataaataaacagcCCTTGGACTCTAAACAACCAACATACTTGCAGAATAAAAGAACATGGCAAAAGAACCAAAAACCTCTTGATTATTGAAAGTGTGATCTTTGTATTAATCCAACTCAATAGTTGCTTTTATAATCCAATGGGCTATCAAAGTGTGCACACTGTAGTGATGCATAACACAACAATAACTAAATAGCAGGCCTACAGGGGCTAAACTTCATATTAAAATATCAAAACTGCATTGTTCATAGTACAATTTGTGTATTTATCTTCGAGAACCAGCCTGTCTTTCCCTTACTCCATTAGGGTTGATATTCGAGTTTTCTCTACTAAAATCAGAACTTGGTCGTTGTGAGTTTGGTCCTTTCTGGTACCTATTTACTTGTGTGGGTCCCTTTTCCCTCTGAAAATCATCCTTCGGTTTTGGTGCACCAAATATCCCATAACTTGATGCTGCTTGACCTGGTCCCCGCCTGTTTGAATCAAATTGCCGATTGCCACCAGGTTTTTGACTTTGACTTTCGGGTCCAAACCTTTTCGCACCAGGAACTGAACTTGGGCCCTTGGTTGCATACCTGTTTTCTGACCCAGGAACTGAAGCATTTGTTTGTCTTGTAGCATACCTGTTTGACGTTTCCGGTGCAAACTTGACCATGCGCTCTTGGTCAACGTCATCAGGTGAATCTGATTCTACTGTATCGTCACGACCCGTATCGAGTTCAGGATCAGATTCATCTTTTTCCGGGCTATCGGTTGAAGAGTCATCGTTTGACATTTCTAGAAGCTTCTTTTTTCCGGGACCTTTCTTTAAAGGACCATATTTGACATGTCGGACAACAACGTATGCTTGTTTCGCATCAACTATAGGCCCACTTTCCACAAGAGAAAAATCTTCAAGCTACCACACGAAAATTATTTAGTTAGAAtattagattaaaaaaaaaaatataggttgCAATTTCATCCCATCTATTTAAATGGGCCAAACAGATAAATTAACAATAGCCACTTAAAAAAACAAGTCAAATGGGCTAAACAGGGTTGAAAGTCGCCCAAAATTTATTTTTGATGCAAATCCTCCCAATGAAATCCATTCAAAAATCACATTGTTATTGTAATTTTGTTCATAAAAACTCATAACTAAGGTTCGGGTGTGTTTGGCACGCAAGCTTTTAGCTTAAGCTTTTTTTTCTTCATAAAGCTCATGCTAGTAGCATCGTTTGATAGGAGATTATTCAAGAGCTTATGAAAAAATAAGCTCTAAAACATAAACTACTTGAAGTAGCTTATGAAAATAAATTATGAGCTTATCAAATATGAAATTACATCATTACCCTTTATATGATTACATACATAAGCTCCAGTTTGTTTACCAAACACACCCGAAGAGTGACAAAATCTGGATAACAATTGTTTCTAATTGACCCAATCCATGCAACCCATTTCATTTGTTTCCCGATAGCGGATCCTAAGAAAAAAGGAAACTATACCAGAACAGTGAGTTGTGATAGAAGTTTTCCAAAGTCCTGCTTTTCAGTGCTCGGCTTTTCACTCCCCTTTTTTTTCGGTTCCACTGCCATACACTGGTTAACACAATAATAATTCATTCAAAAACAACATTCATAATTATCAAAACCAATCATAGTATTAGAGAATATTTGTGGATTGTATACCAGGCAATCAAGACCCATACACCAAAATTTGGGTCCATTGGGTCTCGAGAAAACAAAGGGAATGGGTCCAATATGGACCCATCTTTAGTACATTAATATATTAGAAGGTCCACCTAGACCAGTTGAAACCAATTTCCAGCCCGTTTGAAGTTTGAGACCTTTTTTTGACCCAAACCCATTTGGGTCTCGGCCCAACCCAACCCATTTGCTAGGCTTAGTTGATTGGTACTTAGATATCTCACTATATGGCTGAGTTTCTTTCAAAACACAATCCTTATCAACATATGACAAGTCAATTTAGGTATATTAACATACCTTGACCCGGTGACCACTTTCAGCTAGTCGCCTAACCATATCTGCTTTTGTTTTCAAATCATGTTTGTCCTACATTCATAAGACCTTAGT includes these proteins:
- the LOC139855022 gene encoding receptor-like cytosolic serine/threonine-protein kinase RBK2, which encodes MAEDVKKEGVIFAVENNRILFSDSSVPISAQDKDDEDTDEPLLRDVNDIKSQTEPASPKDYNVSVPSCHLDQKTPSTKDYNVSVSSSQLDPKTPSKQSRGFLHNLKKAPSVTLHTFNPGILPSIPSIKKLTKKKSRKLMQSMPEIPTQLDADLYCFEASWTNFSLAQLKEATDNFSHENLIGEGGYSEVYKGHLQDGQIIAVKRLIRGTPEEMTSDFLSELGILVHVNHPNISNVIGYTVEGGMHLVLPLSHHGSLASLLFGQKEKLDWGIRYNIALGTASGLSYLHEGCQRRIIHRDIKAANILLSEDFEPRISDFGLAKWLPDQWANLTVSQFEGTFGYLAPEVFMDGLVDEKTDVYAYGVLLLEIITGRPALDKSQQSLVMWAQRLISAKEVEKLLDPRLDGDCDVEQLNDMIWIASQCIKHSPMERPKMSMVYRMLGGDEGIPDNGKKFIKRAAFRRRKSAETINDEHIDDLLVDQNQMEL
- the LOC139853107 gene encoding translation initiation factor IF3-1, mitochondrial, encoding MVLFWCRTRQAQLRSLSNQFKRCYFQKHTPSSVIHEGKIGVVNGQSLTFHKIGPELGNFVRFFAAPVQAKPKYDEKAKGPRMNDQISAQFVRLVTDEGHSVVSRHEALDRARRLGVDLVEVQADANPPVCKLMNYNKEMYLKQVKEKEQSKKKSDLVLRGGALKEVRITYKIDKHDLKTKADMVRRLAESGHRVKCMAVEPKKKGSEKPSTEKQDFGKLLSQLTVLLEDFSLVESGPIVDAKQAYVVVRHVKYGPLKKGPGKKKLLEMSNDDSSTDSPEKDESDPELDTGRDDTVESDSPDDVDQERMVKFAPETSNRYATRQTNASVPGSENRYATKGPSSVPGAKRFGPESQSQKPGGNRQFDSNRRGPGQAASSYGIFGAPKPKDDFQREKGPTQVNRYQKGPNSQRPSSDFSRENSNINPNGVRERQAGSRR